One window from the genome of Nocardioides panaciterrulae encodes:
- a CDS encoding TRAP transporter substrate-binding protein, with protein MVDRSTSRRSFLKFGSGAALAVAGAPLLAACGAGASSSGAGGVTLKMSSSMSGQPGNAHSAWFGRFQQALKKNVGDAVTVDYFPDSQLGDEAKMVQQLRMGAADMMISGSSIWSQVAPDFGVLDMGYLFDSWDQVGSALDSGAGTTLATTLQDKAGVKTLGWAFNFGARNMLTKPQVTSPADLQQLKIRTLQAPEVIQTVNLMGAVATPLATTEVYTSLQTGLIDGLGHDAPTILQNKWDELAKHLALTEHIFNPLIVVVGQSSYNKIPSQHRQGFMDAARQATEYQRGQAVAAEEQAMSQLKSKGVTVTTVDKSAFQQRVKPLWQKFVSEHPSAQPVLDAITKLA; from the coding sequence ATGGTCGACCGATCAACGTCACGAAGGTCGTTCCTCAAGTTCGGATCGGGTGCTGCGCTTGCCGTCGCCGGTGCTCCGCTGCTCGCGGCGTGCGGCGCCGGAGCGAGTAGCAGCGGTGCTGGCGGCGTCACACTCAAGATGTCGTCGTCCATGTCCGGCCAGCCGGGCAACGCGCACAGCGCGTGGTTCGGCCGCTTCCAGCAGGCGCTGAAGAAGAACGTCGGCGACGCCGTCACCGTGGACTACTTCCCGGACAGTCAGCTCGGCGACGAGGCCAAGATGGTGCAACAGCTTCGGATGGGTGCCGCGGACATGATGATCTCCGGGTCATCGATCTGGTCGCAGGTCGCGCCGGACTTCGGCGTGCTGGACATGGGTTACCTCTTCGACAGCTGGGACCAGGTCGGGAGCGCCCTTGATTCAGGCGCAGGCACGACGTTGGCGACCACGCTGCAGGACAAGGCTGGCGTCAAGACGCTCGGATGGGCGTTCAACTTCGGCGCCCGCAACATGCTCACCAAGCCGCAGGTGACCAGCCCGGCGGACCTGCAGCAGCTCAAGATTCGCACCCTGCAGGCCCCCGAGGTCATCCAGACCGTCAACCTGATGGGCGCTGTGGCTACGCCGCTTGCCACTACGGAGGTCTACACGTCGCTGCAGACCGGGCTGATCGACGGCCTCGGGCACGACGCGCCGACCATCCTGCAGAACAAGTGGGACGAGCTTGCCAAGCACCTCGCGCTGACCGAGCACATCTTCAACCCACTTATCGTGGTCGTCGGTCAGTCGTCGTACAACAAGATCCCGTCGCAGCACCGCCAAGGATTCATGGACGCCGCGCGACAGGCCACGGAATACCAGCGAGGTCAGGCGGTCGCGGCGGAGGAGCAGGCGATGAGCCAGCTCAAGAGCAAGGGCGTCACCGTCACCACGGTTGACAAGTCCGCCTTCCAGCAGCGAGTGAAGCCGCTGTGGCAGAAGTTCGTCAGCGAGCATCCGTCCGCCCAGCCCGTCCTGGACGCGATCACAAAGCTGGCGTGA
- a CDS encoding sulfate ABC transporter permease, protein MASTSTAVGTGSPVVKWVLRAVVVGYLFMLLVWPTAYLVKNTFANGLTGIQVALADPDVVHALQLTGQVAVAAVVINTVFGVGISLLLVRQRFVGRRVLSVLIDLPLSVSPVVVGLALVLVYNGRFGWFGPWLEAHGLQVVFARPGMVMATCFVILPLVIREIVPVLEELGDDQEQAARSLGANAWQTFWRITLPGIRWAVVYGVVLSLARALGEFGAIKVVAGNVGGETQVATVLVQQKYQGFEQDTAYSVSFLLVLAAVLCLVVVALIRPKEGKK, encoded by the coding sequence GTGGCTAGCACCAGCACCGCCGTCGGCACCGGCTCGCCGGTCGTGAAGTGGGTCCTTCGGGCCGTCGTCGTGGGCTACCTGTTCATGCTGCTGGTCTGGCCCACGGCGTACCTCGTGAAGAACACGTTCGCCAACGGCCTGACCGGTATCCAGGTGGCGCTGGCCGACCCCGACGTCGTCCACGCGCTGCAGCTCACCGGGCAGGTCGCGGTGGCGGCGGTCGTCATCAACACGGTCTTCGGGGTGGGCATCTCGCTGCTCCTGGTCCGGCAGCGGTTCGTCGGCCGGCGGGTGCTCTCGGTGCTCATCGACCTGCCGCTGTCGGTCTCACCCGTCGTGGTCGGCCTCGCCCTCGTGCTGGTCTACAACGGCCGGTTCGGCTGGTTCGGACCGTGGCTCGAGGCCCACGGCCTGCAGGTCGTCTTCGCGCGGCCGGGCATGGTCATGGCGACCTGCTTCGTGATCCTGCCGCTGGTGATCCGCGAGATCGTGCCGGTGCTCGAGGAGCTCGGTGACGACCAGGAGCAGGCCGCCCGCAGCCTCGGCGCCAACGCCTGGCAGACCTTCTGGCGGATCACCCTGCCCGGCATCCGCTGGGCGGTCGTCTACGGCGTGGTCCTCAGCCTCGCCCGCGCCCTCGGCGAGTTCGGCGCGATCAAGGTGGTGGCCGGCAACGTCGGTGGCGAGACCCAGGTGGCGACCGTCCTCGTCCAGCAGAAGTACCAGGGCTTCGAGCAGGACACGGCGTACTCCGTGTCGTTCCTGCTCGTCCTCGCGGCCGTGCTGTGCCTCGTGGTCGTCGCCCTGATCCGCCCGAAGGAAGGCAAGAAGTGA
- a CDS encoding 2-oxoacid:ferredoxin oxidoreductase subunit beta: protein MRTGTELVPTSDETQTGKDYTSDQEVRWCPGCGDYAVLKAVQGFLPDLGLRRENIVFVSGIGCSSRFPYYLDTYGMHSIHGRAPTIATGIATAREDLSVWVVTGDGDALSIGGNHLIHALRRNVNMTILLFNNRIYGLTKGQYSPTSEAGKITKSTPMGSVDHPFNPVSLALGAEGSFVARTIDSDRKHLTSVLSAAAAHRGTSFVEIYQNCPIFNDGAFDALKGPDTKADAIIPLVHGEPIRFGAPDESGKGARGLARDPRTGGVEVVDVSEVGEDALLVHDAHNPDPSTAFSISRLTDAGYLNQSPIGIFRQVERPSYDDQARAQVRTARDAVQGDATSRLAALISGGDTWTVV from the coding sequence GTGCGGACCGGCACCGAGCTGGTCCCGACCAGCGACGAGACCCAGACCGGCAAGGACTACACCAGCGACCAGGAGGTGCGCTGGTGCCCCGGGTGCGGTGACTACGCCGTGCTGAAGGCCGTGCAGGGGTTCCTGCCCGACCTCGGGCTGCGCCGCGAGAACATCGTGTTCGTCTCCGGCATCGGCTGCTCCTCCCGGTTCCCGTACTACCTCGACACCTACGGCATGCACTCGATCCACGGGCGGGCGCCGACGATCGCGACCGGCATCGCCACCGCGCGCGAGGACCTGTCGGTGTGGGTGGTCACCGGGGACGGCGACGCGCTCTCGATCGGCGGCAACCACCTGATCCACGCGCTGCGCCGCAACGTGAACATGACGATCCTGCTGTTCAACAACCGGATCTACGGGCTGACCAAGGGCCAGTACTCCCCCACCTCCGAGGCCGGCAAGATCACCAAGTCCACCCCGATGGGCTCGGTGGACCACCCGTTCAACCCGGTCTCGCTGGCGCTGGGCGCCGAGGGCTCGTTCGTGGCCCGCACCATCGACTCCGACCGCAAGCACCTCACCTCGGTACTCTCGGCCGCGGCCGCCCACCGCGGCACGTCGTTCGTGGAGATCTACCAGAACTGCCCGATCTTCAACGACGGCGCGTTCGACGCGCTCAAGGGCCCCGACACCAAGGCCGACGCGATCATCCCGCTCGTCCACGGCGAGCCGATCCGCTTCGGCGCTCCGGACGAGTCCGGGAAGGGTGCCCGGGGCCTGGCCCGCGACCCGAGGACCGGCGGGGTCGAGGTGGTCGACGTGTCCGAGGTGGGCGAGGACGCGCTGCTGGTCCACGACGCGCACAACCCGGACCCGTCGACCGCGTTCTCGATCTCGCGGCTGACCGATGCGGGCTACCTCAACCAGTCGCCGATCGGCATCTTCCGCCAGGTCGAGCGCCCGTCGTACGACGACCAGGCGCGCGCGCAGGTGCGGACCGCACGCGACGCGGTGCAGGGCGACGCGACCTCGCGGCTCGCGGCGCTCATCTCGGGCGGCGATACCTGGACCGTCGTCTGA
- the cysT gene encoding sulfate ABC transporter permease subunit CysT — translation MTSGLGLGVAMVWFSLLVLIPLSAIVVKAAGGGWSTFEHVLTSDQTRSALQLTVLSALAVTALNMVMGTAIAWMLVRDRFRGMGLLDLLIDIPFAMPTIVVGLVLLSVYGTDSPIGVSVNNTRWSVLLAMGFVTLPFVVRTVQPVLEELDTDAEDAAASLGAGRIATFRRVILPALVPAIFAGAALSFARGISEYGSLLLISGNLPGRTEVVSVRLFSFLEGGNLAAAAAVATIMLVIALLAIVVLDLVQRRVARRG, via the coding sequence GTGACGTCGGGCCTCGGGCTCGGCGTGGCTATGGTCTGGTTCAGCCTGCTGGTCCTGATCCCGCTCTCCGCGATCGTCGTCAAGGCCGCCGGTGGCGGCTGGTCGACCTTCGAGCACGTTCTCACCAGCGACCAGACCCGCTCGGCGCTGCAGCTGACCGTGCTGTCGGCGCTCGCCGTCACCGCGCTCAACATGGTGATGGGCACGGCGATCGCCTGGATGCTGGTCCGCGACCGGTTCCGGGGGATGGGCCTGCTGGACCTGTTGATCGACATCCCGTTCGCGATGCCCACCATCGTCGTCGGGCTCGTGCTGCTCTCCGTCTACGGCACCGACAGCCCGATCGGGGTCTCGGTCAACAACACCCGCTGGTCAGTGCTGCTGGCGATGGGCTTCGTGACCCTGCCGTTCGTCGTGCGCACGGTCCAGCCGGTGCTCGAGGAGCTCGACACCGACGCCGAGGACGCGGCCGCCTCCCTGGGGGCCGGCCGGATCGCGACCTTCCGGCGGGTGATCCTCCCGGCGCTGGTGCCGGCGATCTTCGCCGGCGCGGCGCTGTCGTTCGCCCGGGGGATCAGCGAGTACGGCTCGCTGCTGCTCATCAGCGGCAACCTGCCCGGCCGGACCGAGGTCGTCTCGGTGCGGCTGTTCTCGTTCCTCGAGGGCGGCAACCTGGCGGCGGCCGCGGCCGTGGCCACCATCATGCTGGTGATCGCGCTGCTCGCGATCGTCGTGCTGGACCTGGTGCAGCGGCGGGTGGCGCGTCGTGGCTAG
- a CDS encoding TOBE-like domain-containing protein, translating to MSIEIQGVNKRFGDFVALDDVSVSLPTGQLTALLGPSGGGKSTLLRIIAGLDSADSGTVTIEGNEATHLAPQKRNVGFVFQHYAVFKHMSVARNVAFGLEIRKRPKTEIAERVDELLRLVHLQQFAHRLPSQLSGGQRQRMALARALAVEPTVLLLDEPFGALDAKVRKELRDWLRRLHDEVQVTTVFVTHDQEEALEVADELVVINEGRVEQVGSPDELYDEPANDFVMGFLGEVTRLGGVSLRPHDIDLATVPHLAGAVEARVSRVLRVGFEVRVTALTDDGEVVTVVVTRTLARAIGLVEGMPVWLTPATGAVTVPAMRSVAG from the coding sequence GTGAGCATCGAGATCCAGGGAGTCAACAAGCGGTTCGGCGACTTCGTCGCCCTCGACGACGTGTCGGTCTCGCTGCCGACGGGCCAGCTGACCGCGCTGCTGGGCCCCTCGGGTGGTGGGAAGTCGACGTTGCTGCGGATCATCGCCGGGCTGGACTCCGCGGACAGCGGCACCGTCACCATCGAGGGGAACGAGGCCACGCACCTGGCGCCGCAGAAGCGCAACGTGGGGTTCGTCTTCCAGCACTACGCGGTCTTCAAGCACATGTCGGTGGCCAGGAACGTCGCCTTCGGCCTGGAGATCAGGAAGCGCCCCAAGACCGAGATCGCCGAGCGCGTCGACGAGCTGCTGCGGCTGGTGCACCTGCAGCAGTTCGCCCACCGGCTGCCCTCCCAGCTCTCGGGCGGTCAGCGACAGCGCATGGCGCTGGCGCGGGCGCTCGCGGTGGAGCCGACGGTGCTGCTGCTCGACGAGCCGTTCGGCGCGCTGGACGCGAAGGTCCGCAAGGAGCTGCGCGACTGGCTGCGCCGGCTGCACGACGAGGTGCAGGTGACCACGGTCTTCGTCACCCACGACCAGGAGGAGGCCCTCGAGGTCGCCGACGAGCTCGTGGTGATCAACGAGGGTCGGGTCGAGCAGGTCGGGTCACCCGACGAGCTGTACGACGAGCCGGCCAACGACTTCGTCATGGGCTTCCTCGGCGAGGTGACCCGGCTGGGCGGCGTCAGCCTGCGACCGCACGACATCGACCTGGCGACCGTGCCGCACCTCGCCGGAGCCGTGGAGGCCCGGGTGAGCCGGGTGCTGCGGGTCGGCTTCGAGGTCCGGGTGACCGCGCTCACCGACGACGGTGAGGTCGTCACGGTCGTGGTGACCCGCACCCTCGCGCGGGCCATCGGGCTGGTCGAGGGGATGCCGGTGTGGCTGACGCCCGCCACCGGTGCGGTCACGGTTCCTGCCATGCGGTCCGTCGCGGGCTGA
- a CDS encoding sulfate ABC transporter substrate-binding protein → MKRTITIAAATGAAAGLLALTGCSGSSSADSASTVNVVGYSVLEQANAELIKAFGQTDPGKGVAFKESYGASGDQSRAVAAGQDADEVHLSLEPDVTRLVDAGIVAKDWKDNATDGMCSQSIVVMVVKPGNPKHIASWSDLTKPGVGIVTPNPASSGSAKWNLLAAYGSVIADGGSQADAEKYMKAFFGNVAALPDSGRDATTAFTQGTGDVLLSYENEAILARQSGTDFDYVVPDSSILIQNPCALTKDASKPTKAWMDFQKSEEGQKLYAETGYRPLTDVGDVTVEGANDPSHPFPEPAKLLTIEKDFGGWDVANDKFFGDGTDGAPMGILTKLQSSVGQ, encoded by the coding sequence ATGAAGAGGACGATCACGATCGCCGCAGCCACGGGGGCGGCCGCCGGACTGCTCGCCCTGACGGGTTGCTCCGGCTCCTCGAGCGCGGACTCGGCCTCCACGGTCAACGTGGTCGGCTACTCCGTGCTCGAGCAGGCCAATGCCGAGCTCATCAAGGCCTTCGGCCAGACCGACCCCGGCAAGGGCGTCGCGTTCAAGGAGTCGTACGGCGCGTCCGGCGACCAGAGCCGCGCGGTGGCGGCCGGGCAGGACGCCGACGAGGTGCACCTGTCGCTCGAGCCGGACGTCACCCGGCTCGTGGACGCCGGCATCGTGGCCAAGGACTGGAAGGACAACGCCACCGACGGCATGTGCTCGCAGTCGATCGTCGTCATGGTCGTCAAGCCGGGCAACCCGAAGCACATCGCCAGCTGGTCGGACCTCACCAAGCCGGGCGTCGGCATCGTCACGCCGAACCCCGCCTCGTCGGGCTCCGCGAAGTGGAACCTGCTCGCGGCGTACGGCTCTGTCATCGCCGACGGCGGCAGCCAGGCCGACGCGGAGAAGTACATGAAGGCCTTCTTCGGCAACGTCGCCGCGTTGCCCGACAGCGGCCGCGACGCCACGACCGCCTTCACCCAGGGGACCGGCGACGTCCTGCTCTCCTACGAGAACGAGGCGATCCTGGCCCGCCAGAGCGGCACCGACTTCGACTACGTCGTGCCGGACTCCTCGATCCTGATCCAGAACCCCTGCGCGCTCACGAAGGACGCTTCCAAGCCCACCAAGGCCTGGATGGACTTCCAGAAGAGCGAGGAGGGACAGAAGCTGTACGCCGAGACCGGCTACCGGCCGCTGACCGACGTCGGCGACGTGACGGTCGAGGGAGCCAACGACCCGAGCCACCCGTTCCCGGAGCCCGCCAAGCTGCTGACCATCGAGAAGGACTTCGGCGGCTGGGACGTGGCGAACGACAAGTTCTTCGGCGACGGCACCGACGGCGCGCCGATGGGCATCCTCACGAAGCTCCAGTCGTCGGTGGGCCAGTAG
- a CDS encoding TRAP transporter large permease subunit — MAARTQHVIPEGAAGRADGPVGPAAAAAGADLPPKDRFSAGLEVVVAAAAVAALMASLVVVFVSVVSRYFFNHPLAWAGEISSTMLVCVGFLGGALALARGEHLGVSAVRSRLRGRVAEINEGLIAWVIVLVSAGLCWSGTEILSTVSGQTTASGLPESINFYPVLVSAVVMAAFALAALLRSSPRVLVSSAAVLGAVAALWWLALLALPMNAHPAPVSLLLAGFVVTLVIGVPIGFALAFGALLFFWFGGSAPLALFAQQMEAGVSNVVLLSIPFFVLAGLVMEVNGMSRRLIDLLMLGVGNRRGGLRIVMVAAMALFSGISGSKNADVAAVGTTLLPAIRQAGQDDKDAVGLLAASAVMGETIPPCINMIILGYVANLSIGGLFIAGIVPAAVIALALVVVAVVTAPRRVDSAAAVYGPRPSRKQLLRLFGGASTALVMIVIIFGGILGGIATPTEVAAFAVVYALLVGGLLFREMRPRPTVNFLLRSASLSGMILFIVAAAQAVTYVLTVEQIPQSMAQALVRLAHSEGTWVFLLLCMLMLVVMGSVLEGAPALIIFGPLLLPIATQLGVNELQFGIVLILAMGLGLFAPPLGVGLYTACAIGGVPMEQVARPALKYLAAIAAVLLLIMFVPQLTLALPHMRGLG; from the coding sequence ATGGCCGCCCGCACCCAGCACGTGATTCCGGAGGGGGCCGCCGGCCGCGCAGACGGGCCGGTGGGCCCGGCGGCGGCCGCCGCCGGGGCAGACCTCCCGCCAAAGGACCGCTTCAGTGCCGGCTTGGAGGTGGTCGTTGCGGCGGCCGCGGTCGCGGCGCTGATGGCGAGCCTGGTCGTGGTCTTCGTCTCGGTGGTCTCCCGCTACTTCTTCAACCACCCACTGGCTTGGGCCGGCGAGATCAGCTCGACAATGCTGGTCTGCGTGGGGTTCCTGGGTGGCGCGCTCGCGCTGGCCCGCGGCGAACACCTCGGGGTGAGTGCGGTGCGCAGCCGACTGCGTGGCCGCGTCGCCGAGATCAACGAGGGCTTGATCGCCTGGGTCATCGTGCTGGTCAGTGCCGGGCTGTGCTGGTCAGGCACCGAGATCCTCTCGACGGTGTCGGGGCAGACCACCGCAAGCGGCCTGCCTGAGTCGATCAACTTCTACCCGGTGCTGGTCAGTGCCGTGGTGATGGCTGCCTTCGCGCTTGCGGCCCTGCTGCGTAGCAGCCCGCGGGTGCTGGTCAGCTCCGCCGCGGTGCTGGGCGCGGTCGCCGCCCTTTGGTGGTTGGCCCTTCTGGCGCTTCCCATGAACGCCCATCCTGCACCGGTCTCCCTGCTTCTCGCCGGCTTCGTGGTCACTCTCGTCATTGGGGTGCCGATCGGTTTCGCGCTGGCCTTCGGTGCCCTGCTGTTCTTCTGGTTCGGCGGTAGTGCGCCTCTCGCGCTGTTCGCCCAACAGATGGAGGCCGGGGTCTCCAACGTCGTGCTGCTGTCCATCCCGTTCTTCGTGCTGGCCGGGCTGGTCATGGAGGTCAACGGCATGTCTCGGCGGCTCATCGACCTGCTGATGCTGGGCGTCGGCAACCGCCGCGGCGGTCTGCGCATCGTGATGGTGGCCGCGATGGCCCTGTTCTCCGGCATCTCGGGGTCCAAGAACGCTGACGTCGCGGCGGTCGGCACCACACTGCTTCCTGCGATCCGTCAGGCCGGCCAGGACGACAAGGACGCCGTCGGCCTGCTGGCCGCCTCCGCTGTGATGGGGGAGACCATCCCGCCGTGCATCAACATGATCATCCTCGGCTACGTCGCCAACCTGTCGATCGGCGGTTTGTTCATCGCCGGAATCGTCCCGGCCGCGGTTATCGCCCTCGCCCTGGTCGTCGTCGCGGTGGTCACCGCGCCTCGGCGGGTAGACAGCGCCGCGGCCGTCTACGGGCCGCGGCCGAGCCGGAAACAGCTGCTGCGACTCTTCGGCGGGGCGTCCACCGCATTGGTGATGATCGTCATCATCTTCGGCGGCATCCTGGGCGGCATCGCCACTCCCACCGAGGTCGCCGCCTTCGCGGTGGTCTACGCGCTGCTGGTCGGGGGTCTGCTGTTTCGTGAGATGCGGCCCCGGCCGACCGTGAACTTCCTGCTCCGATCGGCCTCCCTGTCCGGAATGATCCTCTTCATCGTGGCCGCCGCCCAGGCAGTCACCTACGTGCTCACCGTCGAGCAGATCCCGCAGAGCATGGCTCAGGCGCTCGTCAGACTGGCCCACAGCGAAGGCACCTGGGTGTTCCTGCTGCTGTGCATGCTGATGCTCGTCGTGATGGGCTCGGTGCTCGAAGGCGCGCCCGCGCTGATCATCTTCGGCCCGCTACTGCTTCCCATCGCGACGCAGCTCGGCGTCAACGAGCTACAGTTCGGGATCGTGCTCATCCTGGCCATGGGGCTGGGACTCTTCGCGCCGCCGCTGGGGGTCGGCCTCTACACCGCGTGCGCCATCGGGGGGGTACCTATGGAACAGGTGGCCCGGCCGGCCCTGAAGTACCTGGCGGCGATCGCGGCGGTGCTGTTGCTGATCATGTTCGTGCCCCAGTTGACACTGGCGCTGCCCCACATGCGAGGGCTCGGGTGA
- a CDS encoding YajQ family cyclic di-GMP-binding protein, producing MADSSFDIVSKIDRQEVDNALGQTAREISTRFDFKGTGASIEWAGEHAIEIAASADDRANAVLDVFKGKLVKRDVSLKVLDASEPRPSGQQSKISITLKEGISSEDAKKVSKLIRDEGPKGVKAQIQGDELRVSSKKRDDLQAVIALVKAQDYDFAVQFTNYR from the coding sequence ATGGCCGACTCGTCGTTCGACATCGTGAGCAAGATCGACCGCCAGGAGGTCGACAACGCGCTCGGCCAGACCGCCCGCGAGATCTCCACCCGCTTCGACTTCAAGGGCACCGGCGCCTCGATCGAGTGGGCCGGCGAGCACGCCATCGAGATCGCGGCCTCCGCCGACGACCGAGCCAACGCGGTCCTCGACGTCTTCAAGGGCAAGCTGGTCAAGCGCGACGTGAGCCTGAAGGTCCTCGACGCCTCCGAGCCGCGGCCGTCGGGCCAGCAGAGCAAGATCTCGATCACGCTCAAGGAGGGCATCAGCTCCGAGGACGCCAAGAAGGTCTCGAAGCTGATCCGCGACGAGGGCCCCAAGGGCGTGAAGGCGCAGATCCAGGGCGACGAGCTGCGGGTCTCCTCCAAGAAGCGCGACGACCTGCAGGCCGTCATCGCCCTGGTCAAGGCCCAGGACTACGACTTCGCGGTGCAGTTCACGAACTACCGGTGA
- a CDS encoding 2-oxoacid:acceptor oxidoreductase subunit alpha, whose amino-acid sequence MSKQVKQLDRVIIRFAGDSGDGMQLTGDRFTQESAAFGNDLQTLPNFPAEIRAPQGTLPGVSSFQVHFADHDILTPGDAPDVLVAMNPAALRANLDDLPKGATIIVDTHDFTGRNLTKAGYAENPLENDSLADYALHPVDLTGLTVAAVKEFGLSRKDAARAKNMFALGLLSWMYGRPVESTISFLERRFAKVADIRDANITAFKSGWNFGETTEAFAVSYEIKPAPMPAGTYRNITGNLALAYGLVAAGVRSGLPVFLGSYPITPASDILHELSKHKAFGVTTFQAEDEIAGVGAAIGASFAGSLGVTTTSGPGIALKSEAIGLAVMTELPLLVVDVQRGGPSTGLPTKTEQADLLQAMFGRNGEAPVPIVAPQSPGDCFDAALEAARIAVTYRTPVMLLSDGYLANGSEPWRIPEVDELPTIDPAFATGPNHESVGKDGSTTEDFWPYLRDQDTLARPWAVPGTPGLEHRIGGLEKGDGHGNISYDPANHDLMVRTRQAKVDRIAESLPPTEVDDPSGRAKVLVLGWGSTYGPIGAGVRRVRKAGYDVAQVHLRHLNPFPKDLGEILARYDKVLVPEMNLGQLALLLRAKYLVNAIGYNHVRGLPLKAAELAEAIGELVARAEGVDVNLVASATDSAEVGQ is encoded by the coding sequence GTGTCCAAGCAGGTCAAGCAGCTCGACCGGGTGATCATCCGGTTCGCGGGCGACTCCGGCGACGGCATGCAGCTGACGGGCGACCGCTTCACCCAGGAGTCGGCCGCCTTCGGCAACGACCTGCAGACGCTGCCCAACTTCCCCGCCGAGATCCGCGCTCCCCAGGGCACGCTTCCGGGCGTCTCGTCGTTCCAGGTGCACTTCGCCGACCACGACATCCTCACCCCCGGCGACGCCCCCGACGTGCTGGTCGCGATGAACCCGGCGGCGCTGCGGGCCAACCTCGACGACCTGCCCAAGGGCGCGACGATCATCGTCGACACCCACGACTTCACCGGCCGCAACCTCACCAAGGCCGGCTACGCCGAGAACCCGCTCGAGAACGACTCGCTGGCCGACTACGCCCTGCACCCCGTAGACCTCACCGGCCTGACCGTGGCCGCGGTCAAGGAGTTCGGGCTGTCCCGCAAGGACGCCGCCCGGGCCAAGAACATGTTCGCGCTCGGGCTGCTGTCGTGGATGTACGGCCGCCCGGTCGAGTCGACCATCAGCTTCCTCGAGCGCCGCTTCGCCAAGGTCGCCGACATCCGCGACGCGAACATCACCGCGTTCAAGTCCGGCTGGAACTTCGGCGAGACCACCGAGGCGTTCGCGGTCTCCTACGAGATCAAGCCGGCCCCGATGCCGGCCGGCACCTACCGCAACATCACCGGCAACCTCGCGCTGGCCTACGGCCTCGTGGCCGCGGGCGTCCGGTCGGGACTGCCGGTCTTCCTGGGCTCCTACCCGATCACGCCGGCCTCCGACATCCTCCACGAGCTGAGCAAGCACAAGGCCTTCGGCGTCACCACGTTCCAGGCCGAGGACGAGATCGCCGGCGTCGGCGCCGCGATCGGCGCCTCCTTCGCGGGCAGCCTCGGGGTCACCACGACCTCCGGCCCCGGCATCGCCTTGAAGTCCGAGGCGATCGGCCTGGCCGTGATGACCGAGCTGCCGCTGCTCGTCGTCGACGTCCAGCGCGGCGGCCCGTCGACCGGCCTGCCGACCAAGACCGAGCAGGCCGACCTGCTGCAGGCGATGTTCGGCCGCAACGGCGAGGCGCCGGTGCCGATCGTCGCGCCCCAGTCCCCCGGCGACTGCTTCGACGCCGCCCTAGAGGCGGCGCGGATCGCGGTCACCTACCGCACCCCGGTGATGCTGCTGTCCGACGGCTACCTCGCCAACGGCTCCGAGCCCTGGCGGATCCCCGAGGTGGACGAGCTGCCCACCATCGACCCGGCGTTCGCCACCGGCCCGAACCACGAGTCGGTCGGCAAGGACGGCTCGACCACGGAGGACTTCTGGCCGTACCTCCGCGACCAGGACACGCTGGCCCGGCCCTGGGCGGTGCCGGGCACCCCCGGCCTCGAGCACCGGATCGGTGGGCTCGAGAAGGGCGACGGCCACGGCAACATCTCCTACGACCCGGCCAACCACGACCTGATGGTCCGCACCCGCCAGGCCAAGGTCGACCGGATCGCGGAGTCGCTGCCGCCGACCGAGGTCGACGACCCCAGCGGCCGCGCGAAGGTGCTGGTGCTGGGTTGGGGCTCGACGTACGGTCCGATCGGCGCCGGCGTACGCAGGGTCCGCAAGGCCGGCTACGACGTCGCCCAGGTCCACCTGCGCCACCTCAACCCGTTCCCCAAGGACCTCGGCGAGATCCTGGCGCGCTACGACAAGGTGCTCGTGCCCGAGATGAACCTCGGGCAGCTCGCGCTGCTGCTGCGCGCGAAGTACCTCGTCAACGCCATCGGCTACAACCACGTCCGCGGGCTGCCGCTCAAGGCCGCCGAGCTGGCCGAGGCGATCGGCGAGCTGGTCGCCCGGGCCGAGGGCGTCGACGTCAACCTGGTCGCCTCGGCGACCGACTCCGCGGAGGTAGGACAGTGA